The Streptomyces rimosus genomic interval CAGCTCGCTGCCGTAGCCCTTGTCGCCGGGCAGGATGTGCAGCATGGTCTGCCGCCATGCCGCGAAGGACCCGGCGACGCAGCCGACCAGCGCCAGACCCCAGCCCATGAGGCAGTCGCGGCGCGCGACCGTGCCGTTCAGGCCCTGCCGGACGATGTACGCGGGCCCCAGGAAGGCCAGCATCATGAACATCCGCTGGAGCACGCAGAGCGGGCAGGGGTATTCCCACCGTACGAACTGGTAGAAGAGGCCGCCGCAGACGACGCCGGTCCAGCCGATGACGAAAAGGCAGGCGAACCAGTACTGCCCGCGGGCCACGATGGCGGGCGGCCCCGGTTCCAGTCCGGCGTAGGTGGGTGCGTTCATGGAAACCGGCAACTCCGGGCGGTCGGAAGCGGCGAGAAGCGGGGCGGAATTCTGCGGGCCGGCGGCACGGACAAAATTCCGTCGGCAATACGGACGGGATTCCGTCGACCAGCGATACGGAATTCCCCGGGTCAGTAATGCAGAGTCAGCGCAAGACTGCTGGTGATGTGGTGGGCCAGCAGGGCGAGGGTCGCGGCCAGTATCAGCCACCACCATCCGAGCACCACGGCCCGGCCCTTGTTGCCCACGACCGCCAGGAGCGCGACCAGCAGGCCGGCGAAGACGAGGGTGTCCATGGGCGGTGAAAATAGCGCCCGGAAAGCGTTCGGGCGGTCCGACATCCCGCGGGGTGCGTGGGATGCCGGACCGCCTCTGCGCCGGATGGCCCCGTACGCGCCGCCGGTCACCCGGCCGCTGCGGGACCGTACGCCTCACTCCTCCCGCTTCTTCTCCGGGCGCAGCGCGATACGGCCCAGCACCGCCGCGACGACGAGCGCGACCAGGGCGACCAGGACGAAGTCCGGTACGGAATTGCCGATCCGGGTGGCCCATTGCTCGACGCGGACCTCCGAGCCCGGGTCGAGGATTCCGGGCAGCGCGCTGGTTCCGTTGAAGGTGAGGAACAGGACGCCGATTCCGATGAAGAAGAGCCCGGACAGCAAAGAGGTGGTGTGCAGCCGCAGCTTTCCGACGCTGAATTCGCGGCCGCGCAGCCAGCCCCGGCTGCCCAGCGAGAAACGGTCCCAGAGCAGCGCGAGCACGAACAGCGGAAGCGCCATGCCCAGCGCGTACACGGCGAGCATGGAGGCGCCGTAGACCGGCGAGCCGCTGACCGCAGTGACCGTGAGCACCGCTCCCAGGATCGGTCCGGCGCAGAAGCCCGCGAGGCCGTAGACGCAGCCCAGCAGGAACGTGGACACGGCCGAGCGCGGGGTGATCCGGGCCGCCGCCTGCTGGGCGCGCTTGAAGGCGAAGCCGAGGCCGAGGATCTGGGCGACGCCCATCGCGATCACCACCCAGCCGCCGATGGCGACGAGCAGGTCCCGGTGGCCGTTGAAGAGCCGGCTGGCGGCCGTGCTGGCCGCGCCGAGCGGGACCAGCGTGGTGGCCAGGCCCAGGTAGAACACGCCGGTACGGGCCAGCAGCCGGCCGGGGTTGGACAGGGAGTACGCGAAGAACGCGGGCAGCAGCAGGGCGCTGCACGGGCTGAGCAGGGCGAGGGCGCCGCCCAGGAAGGCGGCGAGGTAGCCGATGTCCGTCACTTCGCCGGCTCCTCCGCCTTGCCGGCACCCTGGCCCTTGCCCGCGCCGCCGGACTTCTTGGCCTGCTCGGCCGCCTGGCTGACCGCCTGCTCGAACACGGCGGTGGGCTGGGCCCCCGCGACGGGGCGGCCGTTGACGAGGAATGACGGCGTGGACTGGACGCCGAGCTGGTAGCCCTCCTCCTGGTCCTTCTTCAGGGCGGCAGCGGCGGCCGGGCTGTCGAGGTCGGCGCGGAACTTTTCGAGGTCGGCCACTCCGCTCTTGCGGGCCATCTCGACGAGCTTGTCCTCGGCGAGCGCGCTGCCCTTGTTGGTCTTGGCGTACAGCTCGTCGTGCATCTGCCAGAACTTGCCCTGTTGGCCGGCGGCCCACGAGGCGCGGGCGGCCCGCTCCGAGTCGGCTCCGTAGATGGTGAAGTTGCGGAACTCGATGCGCAGGGTGCCGTCGTCCACGAACTTCTTGATCAGCTCGGGCTGGGTCTCGCGGGTGAAGCGTCCGCAGAAGGAGCACTGGTAGTCGGCGTACTCGACCAGGACGACCGGGGCGTCCTTCCTGCCGACGGCGAGCGGGTCGCCGTCCGTGCGCCGGCTGGTCTGCCGCGCGAGCTGGTCGTACAGATTCTGCTGGTCGTCGTCCTGCTGAGGGGAGACGGAGGCGGCGGCCCCGGGGGTGCCCGCGGTGCGGTCCGAGCCGCCTTCGACGGCCTTGCCGACGGCGATACCGATGGCGACGAGCGCCACCACCAGGGCGACGACTGCGCCGATGGCGGCGATCTTGCGGGTGGGTGAGGCGGAAGTGGGCATGCGCGTGCTCCAGACGTACTGGGGTGGAAGGGATCGGGCCGGTGCGTGCGGACAGCGGCCTACATCCGCAGTACGGGCAGGAGCGCGGTGTGATCGGTGGCGGGCGCCGTTCCGGTGGGCGGGCGGGCGAGCGCGAAGCAGGCGGGCGCGTGGGCCGCGAACGGCGCCGGGCCGGTGGCGGCGGGCGTCAGCGGCTCGCCGCGGTTGGGGGTGGGGACCGGGGCCGACTCGTTCTGGCTGGGGGCGTGCTGCCCGGAGCACTTCTTGGGCGCCTGGGCGATGGCGTAGTACGTCGCCGGTCCGGTCGCGGCCCGGTCGGCGGTCTGCGCCTCCTGAGGCTCTGCCTTTTCGGCCTGCGGCACGGCGGCGCGCGCCGTCGGTACGGCCTCGACGCCGCCCACCCGGCACAGCAGCGGTCCGAAGGTGACGGCAAGCAGAAGGAGCAGGGTCGCGACGGCCGAGCGGCGTACGCGTTCCATGGCCCTGGTCTCCTTTCGCTTCCTCGTCCGTACGCCTTCGAAGGGCGCCCGTCCGGCGTTCCGGCGGCGTCCTCGGCGTGAGCCGCCCATCCTACGGATCGCCGGGCCGGCCGTCCGCGACCGACCGTCCACCCCTCCCGGAACTGGTTGCATAGTCCACGATCTTGGCCGCATAACCATCGAGGGAATCGATTACCTAACCACTAAATGCAAGGCTGGTGTCGTAGCTCACCTTGGATCGACCCGCAGTTGATGTTCTTTCGGTACGCTCTGTCCGTAATGCCCCTTTGGCAAGGTCGCGACCGGCCTGCCATAGTCGGTGCAGCGACCCCCCATTGACCCGGGCCAGGTCGTCCAGACCCCGCGGGTACACCCCTTTCGCCCGGCGGCGGTCGACACTGGGGCCTTCCCCGCGTACGCCGCGGGCGGGCCCCAGTCGCGTTTGGGCGTACCGCGCGCCCCGGAGCGGGCCGGTGTGGCGGATCAGCGGTCGAGAACGCGCATCATCGAAAGCTCAGCGGTCGAGGACGCGCATCTCGAACCAGGTCGTCTTGCCGCGCGGCAGCAGATCCACGCCCCACCGGTCGGAGAGCTTGTCCACGAGGAAGAGGCCCCGGCCGCTGATGTCCATCTCGTGGACGGGCATCAGGCAGGGCAGGCCGCGGGAGGGGTCGCGCACCTCTATACGGATCCAGCCACGGCGGCGCAGGATCCGCAGCCCGAAGGTGCGCGCGCCGGTGTGCCGTACGGCGTTGCCGACCAGTTCGGAGACCAACAGGACCGCGTGCTCGGTGAGTTGGGGCGACAGGGACCACCGCCCGAGGAGCACGGAATGGGTCAGCCGGCGGGCGGTGAGGGCGGATTCGGGGCGGGAGGGCATCCGTACCTCTTCCAGTGTGGGGTCGCCCACCAACTCCAGTGCCTTGGCGGCGAGGTCCTCCTCGTCGGGCGGGCCGCCCTGCGCGCCCACACCGGGGAGACCTCCGGAAAGTCCCCAGCGTGCGGCGGCCGTGCCGCTCCGCGGCCGCGGCTGCTCCGTTCCTTCGAGGCCCGCCATGCCCCCATCATGGCTGTTACCGCCGCGTCACGGGGGCGGAACCGATGGAATACCCCGCCCGGAATCACTGCATCCGGCACGCTGCTTCGGCATATGCCTACGGCAGTGGTGGCACGGCCGAAACCCGGCTGACCTGCGGTGTCCTGATGTGTCTACCCGATGAACGGGCAGCGGACGGGGCCCCTCCGGAGCGTCGCGGCACATCCCGCGATTCGCCCGCACGGGGCATCGGCCATCGGCGCCGAACCTCAGGAGCCCCGTCAACCACGGCAGCGTCAGCGGAACTTGGCCTTGCCCGGCCCCTCCTCCACGAAGCTGCGCATGCCGGTCTCCCGGTCCTCGGTGGCGAAGAGACCGGCGAACCAGGTGCGTTCGATCGTCAGACCGGTGTCGATATCGGTCTCCAGGCCCGCGTCGACGGCCTCCTTGGCGGCCCGCAGCGCGATGGCGGGACCGGCCGCGAGCCGGGCCGCCCAGGCGTGCGCCTGCTCGTACACCTCGGCGGCGGGCACGACGCGGTCCACCAGGCCGATGGCCAGCGCCTCGTCGGCGCGGACCTGGCGGCCGGTGAAGATCAGGTCCTTGGCCTTGGACGGGCCGACGAGCCGGGCCAGCCGCTGGGTGCCGCCCGCGCC includes:
- a CDS encoding DUF5993 family protein; this translates as MDTLVFAGLLVALLAVVGNKGRAVVLGWWWLILAATLALLAHHITSSLALTLHY
- a CDS encoding cytochrome c biogenesis CcdA family protein; its protein translation is MTDIGYLAAFLGGALALLSPCSALLLPAFFAYSLSNPGRLLARTGVFYLGLATTLVPLGAASTAASRLFNGHRDLLVAIGGWVVIAMGVAQILGLGFAFKRAQQAAARITPRSAVSTFLLGCVYGLAGFCAGPILGAVLTVTAVSGSPVYGASMLAVYALGMALPLFVLALLWDRFSLGSRGWLRGREFSVGKLRLHTTSLLSGLFFIGIGVLFLTFNGTSALPGILDPGSEVRVEQWATRIGNSVPDFVLVALVALVVAAVLGRIALRPEKKREE
- a CDS encoding ATP-binding protein, producing the protein MAGLEGTEQPRPRSGTAAARWGLSGGLPGVGAQGGPPDEEDLAAKALELVGDPTLEEVRMPSRPESALTARRLTHSVLLGRWSLSPQLTEHAVLLVSELVGNAVRHTGARTFGLRILRRRGWIRIEVRDPSRGLPCLMPVHEMDISGRGLFLVDKLSDRWGVDLLPRGKTTWFEMRVLDR
- a CDS encoding disulfide bond formation protein B, translated to MNAPTYAGLEPGPPAIVARGQYWFACLFVIGWTGVVCGGLFYQFVRWEYPCPLCVLQRMFMMLAFLGPAYIVRQGLNGTVARRDCLMGWGLALVGCVAGSFAAWRQTMLHILPGDKGYGSELLGLHLYVWAWALFQASVVAIGVVMAFAHSTAADRHVPASGPYRAVGRFALAFAALAVAVNVVAVFLEEGFHWFLPDNPIRYEFFYDLGFLG
- a CDS encoding DsbA family protein; the encoded protein is MPTSASPTRKIAAIGAVVALVVALVAIGIAVGKAVEGGSDRTAGTPGAAASVSPQQDDDQQNLYDQLARQTSRRTDGDPLAVGRKDAPVVLVEYADYQCSFCGRFTRETQPELIKKFVDDGTLRIEFRNFTIYGADSERAARASWAAGQQGKFWQMHDELYAKTNKGSALAEDKLVEMARKSGVADLEKFRADLDSPAAAAALKKDQEEGYQLGVQSTPSFLVNGRPVAGAQPTAVFEQAVSQAAEQAKKSGGAGKGQGAGKAEEPAK